The stretch of DNA GAAAAGGTTTCCGGACTGGTACACGTGCAGGAAGTGCTCGCGGACATTCGCGGGATCTCCTTTGTATACCTGACGGAGACGGACGTGGTCAGGCACCGGCTCGTCCAGGACATCATCAAGGCCTATGAACGCCATGAAAACCCGTAATTCCACCCGCGACGACACTTGAATATTGAAATCGAGACCGTCCTGCCCGCGCCGGACATCCCGCGCGAGGCGCTATGGACCGCAGTCTGCCGGGTACTCCGGGGCGAAGGCCGGGACCATGCGGCCGTGACCGTGGTACTGGTCGATGACCCCTATATCCGGAAGTTGAATCACAAGTACCGCCATCTGGATCGCGCGACGGACGTGCTGTCGTTCGGCATGGACGACGATCCCGGTTCCGAAGGGGAAACCCTGGGCGACGTTTACGTATCCGTCGACCGGGCCCGGGAACAGGCCGCCCGTCATCACGTGTCCCTGGACGACGAGTTGCATCGGCTCGTGGTCCATGGGTGCCTGCACCTGCTGGGATATGACCACCACACCGCTTCACAGCGCAAAGTGATGCGGGAGAAGGAGCGGGTCTATTCGGCGGATGCGGCGGTCAGGTTCGGCCGGGCCGACCAGGCCGACCAGGCTGACCAGGCTGACCGCGGGATTCCGGAAGGTCAAGTGGGAGAAAAATGTTGTGGATGACGACGTTCCTCTATTGATCGAATGGCTTGTCCTCATTGGATGCACCCTCTACGCCATGCTCCTGACCGGAGCGGAATCCGCGTTTTCCAGCCTGCCCAAAACCACGCTCCAGGAACTCAAGGCCGCCCACGAGGGCGGACAGTCCAGCCGGGTTACCCGGTGGCTGGACAACCAGGAACGCCTTTTCACCACCCTGCTGATCGGGAAGATCATCACCACGGCCGGCGTCGTGATCTCCGTGGTGGCGCTGTTCCTGACCCCGCCGCTCACCGACTGGTTCGGTTCGACGCTGACGCTGACCCTTTTCGGACTGTTCGCCATCGGGCTCCTGCTTGTGCTCATCGAATGGCTGCCGAGACTGCTCGTATCGCACTACTCCGATCCGACCGTCCGCGTCTCCGCCGTGCTCGTGCTCATCAGCTACTGGCTGTTCTGGCCGCTGATCACGCCGCTGCTGCTCGTCAACCGGCGCATGGCACGCGGGGGGCTCTTCAGCAGCGGACGCAATCCATACTGGCTCGACGAC from Gemmatimonadota bacterium encodes:
- the ybeY gene encoding rRNA maturation RNase YbeY, coding for MNIEIETVLPAPDIPREALWTAVCRVLRGEGRDHAAVTVVLVDDPYIRKLNHKYRHLDRATDVLSFGMDDDPGSEGETLGDVYVSVDRAREQAARHHVSLDDELHRLVVHGCLHLLGYDHHTASQRKVMREKERVYSADAAVRFGRADQADQADQADRGIPEGQVGEKCCG